One region of Rhizobium sp. 007 genomic DNA includes:
- a CDS encoding aspartate aminotransferase family protein gives MTINIKDISEKDRNSVLHPFTQLKDFASGKLGEPTIVETGKGIRIQDAHGHQLIDGFAGLYCVNVGYGRTEIAEAISRQAYRLAYYHSYAAHTTDELAILSDRLVKMAPGKMSKVFYGMSGSDANETHAKLVWYYNNLRGKSTKKKIVSRDRGYHGCSVVSGSMTGMSFYHDHMDLPLPQITHTGVPHHFWGANPGETERGFSVRRAAELDQLIEQLGPDNVGGFIAEPVLGTGGITPPPEGYWEAIQPVLKKHDVLLIADEVITGFGRTGSMFGSQHYGIEPDLITVAKGLTSAYFPLSAAIVGEKVYQVLEDGADKVGAFSHGYTYSGHPIGAAAANAVLDIVEQENLPGNAREVGDYFQAQLKEKFAQLPIVGEVRGVGLMGAIEFVGNREAKTRFDPSLKVGARVSKAARDLGLIARAMPHGDILGFAPPLVTTREEIDEIVSIAEKAVRSVMDELVRDGQKV, from the coding sequence ATGACCATCAACATCAAAGATATCAGCGAGAAGGACCGCAACAGCGTCCTGCATCCGTTCACGCAGCTGAAGGATTTTGCCAGCGGCAAGCTTGGCGAGCCGACCATCGTCGAGACCGGAAAGGGCATCCGCATTCAGGATGCGCATGGCCATCAGTTGATCGACGGCTTTGCCGGTCTTTACTGCGTCAATGTGGGCTACGGTCGGACGGAGATCGCGGAGGCGATCTCGCGTCAGGCTTATCGTCTGGCCTACTACCATTCGTATGCGGCGCACACGACGGACGAGCTTGCGATCCTGTCGGACCGATTGGTGAAGATGGCGCCGGGCAAGATGAGCAAGGTGTTCTACGGCATGTCCGGTTCGGACGCCAACGAGACTCACGCCAAGCTCGTCTGGTACTACAACAACCTCCGCGGCAAGTCGACCAAGAAGAAGATCGTCTCGCGCGACCGCGGTTATCACGGCTGCAGCGTCGTCTCCGGCTCGATGACCGGCATGAGCTTCTATCACGACCACATGGACCTGCCGCTACCGCAGATCACCCATACCGGCGTGCCGCATCATTTCTGGGGCGCAAACCCTGGCGAAACCGAACGGGGATTCTCCGTCCGTCGGGCTGCCGAGCTCGATCAGTTGATCGAACAACTTGGTCCCGACAATGTCGGCGGTTTCATTGCTGAACCGGTCCTTGGCACCGGTGGCATTACGCCGCCACCGGAAGGTTATTGGGAGGCCATCCAGCCCGTTCTCAAGAAGCACGACGTGCTGTTGATTGCCGACGAAGTCATCACAGGATTTGGCCGCACCGGCTCAATGTTTGGCTCGCAGCATTATGGCATCGAACCGGACCTGATCACCGTCGCCAAGGGCCTGACCTCTGCCTACTTCCCGCTGTCGGCCGCGATCGTCGGCGAGAAGGTTTATCAGGTGCTGGAAGACGGCGCCGACAAGGTCGGCGCGTTCTCGCACGGCTATACCTATTCCGGACATCCGATCGGAGCGGCCGCTGCCAACGCAGTTCTCGACATCGTCGAGCAGGAAAACCTGCCCGGCAATGCCCGCGAAGTCGGCGACTATTTCCAGGCGCAGCTCAAGGAGAAGTTCGCCCAGCTGCCGATCGTCGGTGAAGTGCGTGGTGTCGGTCTGATGGGTGCAATCGAATTCGTCGGCAACCGTGAAGCCAAGACGCGTTTTGATCCGTCTCTGAAGGTCGGGGCACGCGTGTCCAAGGCCGCCCGAGACCTCGGCCTGATTGCCCGCGCCATGCCGCATGGCGACATCCTCGGCTTTGCTCCGCCGCTGGTCACCACAAGGGAAGAGATCGACGAGATCGTCTCGATTGCCGAGAAGGCGGTGCGCTCTGTGATGGACGAACTGGTTCGCGACGGCCAGAAGGTCTGA